The Pochonia chlamydosporia 170 chromosome 1, whole genome shotgun sequence genome window below encodes:
- a CDS encoding origin recognition complex subunit 6 (ORC6) (similar to Metarhizium acridum CQMa 102 XP_007806413.1) — protein MSRQIEQALLSLMPTYGSDLPPSLVELAGSLLAQSRHRASTLKAEEEIARQYACANIACDRLKITLDLPPIEPRPPIPPRIYKRLYTHLDNILPNPTSTPKSTRTRTPSSRQRDNGTPSKSETRKLPSRQTPTKEAALAQFRTPSKNGNASTVKANAHDSQNSKGHVHSWIQPVIRFMCAESDHKRLAPTVFAGMEHILKPDGRPTEDKWVIQHVTDLVAAVYFFVIMRVRSITSGASIDREGYVPLRKEILALLTKASQEAAVPEMEGLDAWKGWHDIKSRDFDAAVAKINENDWLSGDWYDGIVDVLNSTTKADLDVSDDGLESSEAPLPTRRADTMLQERYDLLSEARKSDYIAWRDTMLTKIGQATPVESVMEIDT, from the exons TAGAATTAGCAGGATCATTGCTTGCACAATCTCGGCATCGAGCAAGCACGTTgaaggccgaggaggagatAGCCAGACAATATGCCTGTGCTAATATTGCCTGTGACCG CCTCAAAATTACTCTCGACCTGCCTCCCATCGAACCTCGTCCCCCAATCCCCCCTCGCATTTACAAGAGACTATATACGCACTTAGACAATATCCTTCCAAATCCCACATCAACGCCCAAGTCAACACGGACTCGAACTCCGAGCTCAAGGCAGCGCGATAATGGCACTCCGTCAAAGTCGGAAACGCGTAAGCTACCATCAAGACAAACTCCAACAAAGGAGGCAGCCTTGGCTCAATTTCGCACACCTTCAAAGAATGGCAACGCTTCAACAGTAAAGGCAAATGCTCACGACTCACAAAACTCCAAGGGCCATGTGCATTCTTGGATACAACCGGTTATTAGATTTATGTGTGCTGAGTCGGATCACAAACGACTGGCACCTACAGTGTTCGCTGGCATGGAGCATATTCTCAAACCCGACGGCCGACCAACTGAGGATAAATGGGTGATCCAACACGTTACTGACCTGGTTGCTGCCGTGTACTTTTTCGTCATTATGCGTGTCAGATCAATTACATCCGGCGCCAGTATCGACCGCGAAGGCTATGTGCCTCTGCGAAAGGAAattcttgctcttctcacAAAGGCCAGTCAGGAAGCCGCAGTTCCCGAAATGGAGGGCCTTGATGCATGGAAGGGCTGGCATGACATAAAATCGAGAGATTTTGACGCAGCCGTGGCTAAAATAAACGAAAACGACTGGCTCTCTGGAGACTGGTATGATGGGATTGTCGATGTACTCAACTCTACCACAAAGGCGGACCTTGACGTGTCGGACGACGGGCTCGAGAGCTCAGAGGCTCCGTTGCCGACGCGACGTGCAGACACTATGCTGCAAGAACGCTATGACTTGCTGAGTGAAGCCAGAAAGTCTGACTACATTGCATGGCGTGATACCATGCTCACCAAAATCGGACAAGCAACACCTGTGGAAAGTGTAATGGAGATTGATACCTGA